The Erigeron canadensis isolate Cc75 chromosome 4, C_canadensis_v1, whole genome shotgun sequence genome window below encodes:
- the LOC122595672 gene encoding nuclear transcription factor Y subunit B-3-like, giving the protein MADSDNESGGHNNSGGDLSAREQDRFLPIANVSRIMKKALPANAKISKDAKETVQECVSEFISFITGEASDKCQREKRKTINGDDLLWAMTTLGFEEYVEPLKVYLAKYREIEGEKTTSLRPGDKDGVDGGAYSNTNTNSNGMYGGGGGGYNQQMYGSGQYQQAGMGMGHLGRSGSIGGGSSLKPGR; this is encoded by the exons ATGGCGGACTCCGACAACGAGTCAGGAGGTCATAACAACAGCGGCGGTGATTTATCTGCTAGAGAACAAGACag GTTTTTACCGATTGCTAATGTGAGCCGGATCATGAAAAAGGCGTTACCAGCGAACGCAAAGATATCAAAAGATGCAAAAGAGACGGTACAAGAATGCGTATCCGAATTCATAAGTTTTATAACGGGAGAAGCATCAGATAAGTGTCAAAGAGAGAAGCGTAAGACAATAAATGGTGATGATTTGTTGTGGGCAATGACAACATTAGGGTTCGAAGAATATGTCGAGCCATTGAAAGTGTACTTAGCAAAGTATCGTGAAATCGAAGGGGAGAAAACGACATCGTTAAGGCCCGGTGACAAAGATGGAGTAGATGGTGGTGCATATAgcaatactaatactaatagcAATGGAATGTACGGAGGAGGAGGGGGAGGGTATAATCAGCAGATGTATGGATCGGGTCAGTATCAACAAGCGGGTATGGGTATGGGTCATTTGGGCAGGTCAGGCAGTATTGGCGGGGGGTCATCTTTAAAGCCAGGTAGGTGA